The DNA segment ATCCATGAGATCATCGTGGATCAGAGCGAAAGTATGGAGCAGCTCAAGCCCCATCAGCGTCCTCATGAGTACAGGATCACTGGGGTCTGCACCCATACCCACGGCCGTCCAGTAGCAGAAGGCCGGACGCAGACGCTTGCCTCCAGAGATCACAAACCGACGCAGTGCATCGATCGGGAGAGCGAAGTCAGGATCGATGAGGCTCCACCGAGTGTGCTCTGTCGTGAGGAACTGCAAGAGTTCAGATTCGACCCTCTTTGAGATCTCGACAATTGAGCGAGGTGCTGCCACCTCCGTCATCATGTGAGCCAACGAATCGTTCTCCTCTAGCACACCAACTCCCTTTCGTCAGGATCGCTGACTACTACAACCACCCTTGACCGCTATCCTCTTCCCAGTTTCTGACCTTTGTCGTCAAACTTGAGGTTCAGGCCGACCCAGGTTGTCTACCGCTTCTAGCCTATCGACCTCGGGTGCACTAGCCGGAATTTGGGTTCATCAGTTCACCATTGCAAGTTCCCATTCGACTACACTCAGCGCAGTAGGGTCGTGCTGAGCACGGCGGAGGCACGGTATTGGGCCATTGCGATTGGGCCATTGAGAGAATGTCCACGAGACAATAGCGCCAGGTGAAAGGCACAAACGTGGATGAGGGTGAATCAGGCACGCACGGGAATGCGATGCCCGGCATACGGATCGATCTTCATACGCACACCTATCGCTCAGGCGACGCTAAGACGCCCCTAACTGAGTTTGCTGCGTTCGCGTCTCAACTTGACCTCGTTGCCGTCACCGATCATCACGACCTCAGGGCAGCAGCCATACTTCAACAAGACTACGGTCTCACCGTCATCCAAGGAGAGGAGGTGAACACCGGACAAGGGGAGGTCATCGGCCTCTACGTCACCCAACTAGTCCCGAGGCTTCTCGGTTTGGAGGAGACGTGTCGGAGAATCCGTAGCCAGCATGGATTGGTCTACATACCGCACCCAACCGATACCACACGAAAAGCGATCGGTTTAACGGGCCTCGTCACACTCTGCAGCATGGGGCTCGTCGACATCGTGGAGGTCGGCAACTCCAAGTCTGCGCTGGTGGATCGAGATGCCGAGGGCATCGCCCATTCCTTTGGGATCCCAGTGACCGCCGCCTCGGACGCACACACCGCCACGGCGATAGGCTCAAGCTATACCACGATTGCGCGCTCGCCAGTCGACGCTCCCGATCTTGTCCAACTCCTCTTAGAGGGGTACTATCACCATCAACCCTATGATCCTGCACGCGAGACGCACACGACCTTTGTGGTACCAGGTACTGCAGTACCTAATGCATAGAGTCAGGCAACATTGCCTACACCGAAGGAGAACTCGTGCTCGCAGTCGTCGTGAAGCGCTGACGTGACTCTCACGGTTGACGCGACTCTCACGGTTGAAGCTACGCCGCGGAGTCTGAGTCCTTGGTGCTGGAGCCTTTCGCTTCGGAGCTTTGACTAGGCGCCGTTGGCTTCTTCTCCGCCGGAGTCGTGGGGGTCGATGCCTCACCCGACGAGCCTTTCGCCGCATCAGTCTTCGAGGTCGCCTCCTGAGCGGCACCCGTCGCTGGTGTCACCGCTGAAGAGCTTCCTCGCGAGTCCGTCTTGTAGAAACCCGAACCCTTAAACACGATACCAATGTTGCCAAAGACCTTACGAAGTTCACCTCCGCACGCATCGCAGACGGTCAAAGGGTCGTCGTAGAACGACTGCACTACCTCGACATGCTTCCCGCACTGCTTGCAGACATACTCATACGTCGGCATCGCTCCTCCACTCACGATTCGAACTACTAGCACTCGAATGGCTAGACTGCTAAATCCATTGTAACCGGCATGCCACGCGAGAGACCCCACGCGTTAGAATGAGCTGAACAATCGAGGAGTACGGCATGGCAACGGTAACAAAGGTAGTGATCCCAGCGGCGGGTCTTGGAACACGATTCCTGCCTGCCACAAAGGCCCAGCCCAAAGAGATGCTGCCCGTTGTCGACAAGCCTGCGATCCAATACGTGATCGAAGAGGCGATTCGCAACAATCTCAATAACATCCTCGTGGTCACTGGTCGTGGCAAGCGATCGATCGAAGACCACTTTGATCAGTCCTTCGAACTCGAAGAGCTCCTTATTGAGTCTGGTCGCAACGCCGATCTTGAGCTCGTCCGCGCTATCTCCAAACTCGGTACAATTCACTACATTCGACAAGGGCGACCACTCGGCCTTGGACACGCAGTACTCGCCGCGAAGGCCCATGTCGGCAACGAACCCTTCGTAACAATGCTTGCCGACGACATTATGGCTGAAGATTCAGATCTGTTATCGAGGATGCTCGACCTTCACCACAGCACTGGTTGCAGCGTATTGTCACTAATGGAGGTCCCGCGAGAACAGATCCGTCTCTATGGCTGTGCCGAGGTAATCGAGAATCGCGACGGCACCACACAGGTCGTCTCGGTGGTCGAAAAACCCGACCCGAGTGAGGCGCCGTCGACGCTCGCAATCACCGGCCGCTACCTCTTTACACCAGAGATTTTCAAAGCGATCGAAGAGACGCCCTCGGGCAAGAATGGAGAGTTTCAACTCACTGACGCCATTGCCCGCCTCGGGCAGAACCAACCGGTGCTTGGTGTTGTCTTCAACCAGGGTCGCTACGACATCGGCGACAAACTTGAGTACTTGCGTGCCGTCGTCGAGATCGCCCTCGGTCGAGAAGACATTGGGCCAGCGTTCGCTGCTGAACTAAGGGCGATTTTGGCCCGAGAATTCCAAGCATCATGAAACCACTCAGCGAGGTGATCGACCACACCCTGGCCAACGTTCAACGTTTGCCAGAGGTAGAGACTCCCCTTGCTGACGCAAGCGGTCTCTATCTTGCTGGTCCAACGCTCGTCAAGAGCCCAATACCTCCCTTCGACAACACGGCCGTCGATGGTTTCGCTATCCGCCTGGATAGCACACTCGCCCACTCGGGCACCATCCTTCGGGTGACGGCGACGGTAGCCGCGGGGGATGATCCCTCGAAGCTCACTCTGAACCCAGGAGAGGCCATTCGCATCATGACAGGTGCGCCGATCCCTCCCCAAGCCGATGCCGTAGTCATGGTTGAGGACACCACAACCATAGATGACGCCGTGACGGTTCACCGACTACCGCAGGTCGGTGACAATATCCGAAGAGCCGGCAGTGATATACAGGCTGGCCAGCGGGTCTTTGAAGCCGGGACCAAGATAACGCCGGCCGTTCGTGGAGTACTCGCCTCGCTTGGTGTTTCCCACATCGCAACCTTCGCTCGGCCAACGGTCGGCGTCATCTCAACAGGAGATGAACTCTCTGATGCCGAGCTCCTCGCACCTGGGAAAATCCATGACTCGAATCGTCCTGCCCTCCTGGACTCCGTCGCTGCGCTCGGAGCCACCGCGGTTGACCTCGGCAACGTCGGCGACGATCGTGAGGCCATTCGTCGTGCGTTTTGGCATGCGGTCACTACCTGTGACGCCCTCATCACCTCAGGTGGAGTCAGCGTCGGTGACTTCGACTACACCAAAGCAGTGCTCGATGAACTCTCTGACAACCAAATCACCTGGTTTCAGGTGGCGATCAAGCCAGCCAAGCCCTTTGCCTTTGGCCGAGTTGGTAACGTTCCCGTCTTTGGGCTGCCGGGCAATCCGGTCTCAGCCCTCGTCAGTTTTGAGCTCTTTGTACGGCCTGCACTTCTCTATATGCTCGGAGCAAGACAGCTCTTTCGCCCCACGATTCGCGCAGTCACGACAGTCCCACTCGATCATCATCCTGACGGAAAACTCCATCTGGTCAGGGCCACCGTCGAACTCGACGGCGCCGGCGGACTACAGGTCACCCCACAAGGACATCAGGGTTCCCATGTGCTCACAGGGCTCGCGCAGGCGAATGCACTCATCCTGCTGCCCGATGGAGTGCACGTCCCAATCGGTGCGAGCGTTCAGGTGTTGCTCATTGGCAGCCTCGACACCGATACCTTCTCTCCGCCAAACCCAACGAACGTACACTAACCCTCGTGGACCCACTCCAGCGAGTCCGAGATGCGCTTTGCCTTTGGGGACTCGACGACACGATCCAAGCCTTCGGGGAAGGTACCCATACAGCGGTTGATGCCGCACGAGCCATTGGTTGCGAAGTTAATCAGATCGCCAAGAGTATCGTTTTTGCCACCGCCGACGGACCGATGATCGTCATGGCGGGAGGAACGAACCGCATCGACAAGCGCAAGGTCGGTAGGGCCACTGGCATGAAGCTCCACTCAGTTGGCGCGGACTATCTGCGTGAGCGACTCGAGCTTGAGCCAGGTGGGGTGACGCCACTCGCCACAGACGCCGAGCTTCCCGTCGTGATCGACTCCGACCTTTTTACTTTTGACCAGATCTGGCTCAGTGCTGGCACGCCATCACACATACTGAGCATCACTCCCGAAATGCTTCGTATGATTACCAGGGCTCAGATCATGGCAGTGACAGAAGTTCCCAGTTCATCCTCCTAGACCAGGACAGATCGGTACCCGCCTAATCGGAGGAGGTGTTGTTACCCGCTGCGATCCGCCAGGTGAGTACCGCAAAACTGGTTGAGATCGCTCCAAGGCCAACATGGACCAACCGAAAGCGCACCGAATGTTCGCGGTCCTTGACCATATTCTTGATCAACACCGACCACACATAGATACTCCATGCCGCACTCGCTCGGAGCAACCACCTATCTTTTCTTTGCATGCCAACGAGTCTACTCAACCCCATCGCGATCTTCGGAGCACCCAACACCATAACGCATCGGCGAAAATACTTTGCGCGAACCTGTAACGGTGTCTATGGCACGTGCGCTTCCCCCTACAGACGCCGCGGTCGTCACCATCGAAAGCAAGAGACATCGCACGTGAGAAAGGATATCGATCTGCTATGCTAATCAACTTCATCTCCGGGAAAAGTCTGGTGCTCGCCACACTCCTCGCATCTGGCGGCCTCGGCACCATCGCCGTCGCGCACATGAACGAACACGCCGCGAAGGCAACGCTTGCAGTAGCCTCCACAAGGAGCACAACGGGTCAGCACTCCTCAACTCCTAACAATCGGTCAGCCCAAACGCAAACAGCGACGACGCCAGGGACTCCTGCGATCAACCAAGGCCTCTCGTCGGGGGCGAGTCTTCACGGGCTCTGCGTCGCCTATCGCGCCCATCTGATGATGAGTGGAGGAGCAACCGCGAATGCCGAGACCCACCTGGCACATGCCCACGCCTTCCTTGAGCTTGCCGAGTTTGCGACCGCAAAGGGAGAGACGATCCCTGTCCTCTGTGCCAACCAGGGTGGAGTGTCTATCAGCATCATGCCTGCCGGCCAGAGCCCTGCAATGGGGAGGAACGGTAAAACTTCGACCGTTAGCGCAGCGAGTGGTGCTTCCTCATTCGCCTTGGGCAACCGACCTTAACCCACCCATGCAGTCCAACGGATAGGCAGTTAGTTGATGGGATCGCTGATCTCAGATCCAAACTGTCTATCTGTTGGACAAACCAGGGTGCACTCGTACGACTCTTAGCGCATTCGCGCATCACAGAGGACTACGGATGCAACCATGAGGGGCGCTCGATTCGGTAACTGAAGTTTCTATCCTGTTGCTTACCCTCTGATTCCAGATGAGGGTTGAGGGTGAGCGCCGGTGCATTTGCGGCGAGCAAGCGGTGCCATGCGGCAATACCTCCCGTGCTCAAGTCATCCGACCGCGGAGTGGCAACACCCTCGAAGTTCACCATGACCCCCGTTACCCAGATGGCTTCCTGATCGACGGTGATCTCGAGTGAGCGCGCCTCACACGGCCAATCCATCAGTGCAGAGGTAGTGACCTCAAGCAGTTGACGTCCGTTGCCATGATGTACACGGACCCGATTCTCGTGCGTATGCCCGTTCACAAACGCGATCACATTAGGAAAGCGCAGCAACGTTGCGAGCA comes from the Ferrimicrobium sp. genome and includes:
- a CDS encoding PHP domain-containing protein, producing MDEGESGTHGNAMPGIRIDLHTHTYRSGDAKTPLTEFAAFASQLDLVAVTDHHDLRAAAILQQDYGLTVIQGEEVNTGQGEVIGLYVTQLVPRLLGLEETCRRIRSQHGLVYIPHPTDTTRKAIGLTGLVTLCSMGLVDIVEVGNSKSALVDRDAEGIAHSFGIPVTAASDAHTATAIGSSYTTIARSPVDAPDLVQLLLEGYYHHQPYDPARETHTTFVVPGTAVPNA
- a CDS encoding YbaK/EbsC family protein encodes the protein MDPLQRVRDALCLWGLDDTIQAFGEGTHTAVDAARAIGCEVNQIAKSIVFATADGPMIVMAGGTNRIDKRKVGRATGMKLHSVGADYLRERLELEPGGVTPLATDAELPVVIDSDLFTFDQIWLSAGTPSHILSITPEMLRMITRAQIMAVTEVPSSSS
- the glp gene encoding gephyrin-like molybdotransferase Glp translates to MKPLSEVIDHTLANVQRLPEVETPLADASGLYLAGPTLVKSPIPPFDNTAVDGFAIRLDSTLAHSGTILRVTATVAAGDDPSKLTLNPGEAIRIMTGAPIPPQADAVVMVEDTTTIDDAVTVHRLPQVGDNIRRAGSDIQAGQRVFEAGTKITPAVRGVLASLGVSHIATFARPTVGVISTGDELSDAELLAPGKIHDSNRPALLDSVAALGATAVDLGNVGDDREAIRRAFWHAVTTCDALITSGGVSVGDFDYTKAVLDELSDNQITWFQVAIKPAKPFAFGRVGNVPVFGLPGNPVSALVSFELFVRPALLYMLGARQLFRPTIRAVTTVPLDHHPDGKLHLVRATVELDGAGGLQVTPQGHQGSHVLTGLAQANALILLPDGVHVPIGASVQVLLIGSLDTDTFSPPNPTNVH
- a CDS encoding FmdB family zinc ribbon protein: MPTYEYVCKQCGKHVEVVQSFYDDPLTVCDACGGELRKVFGNIGIVFKGSGFYKTDSRGSSSAVTPATGAAQEATSKTDAAKGSSGEASTPTTPAEKKPTAPSQSSEAKGSSTKDSDSAA
- the galU gene encoding UTP--glucose-1-phosphate uridylyltransferase GalU, yielding MATVTKVVIPAAGLGTRFLPATKAQPKEMLPVVDKPAIQYVIEEAIRNNLNNILVVTGRGKRSIEDHFDQSFELEELLIESGRNADLELVRAISKLGTIHYIRQGRPLGLGHAVLAAKAHVGNEPFVTMLADDIMAEDSDLLSRMLDLHHSTGCSVLSLMEVPREQIRLYGCAEVIENRDGTTQVVSVVEKPDPSEAPSTLAITGRYLFTPEIFKAIEETPSGKNGEFQLTDAIARLGQNQPVLGVVFNQGRYDIGDKLEYLRAVVEIALGREDIGPAFAAELRAILAREFQAS